CGCGATCACGCCCTGCGCTTCGAGCCGGCGCAGCCGGTCCGCCGTGCTCGGCGCGGACAGCCCGACGCGCCGCGCGAGTTCGCTGACGGGCTGGCGCGCGTCGTCGGCGAGCGCGCGCAGCAGTTCGCGGTCGATCGCATCGAGCGCGCTCGCCGCGGCGGGCGGCGTGGAAAGGCGTTTTTGCATGACAGCCTTCTTTTCAAAGGTGGAAAGACGCTTTGCGCTCAGTTTATCGATGGAGATGCGCGAATCAAGTCCCTAGAATCGAAGTCAGGCTTTCTTCATGCGGGAATGCACATGGCTTCGAGCTCGGTTTCGTACGACGCGCGCCGCGGCGCGCTCGAAATGGTGGTCGCGATGCTGATGTCCGGGACGATCGGCTGGCTCGTCGTGTCGTCGCGGCAGCATCTGATGAATGTCGTGTTTTTCCGCTGCCTGTTCGGCGGCGCGACGATGCTGATCATTTGCGCGGCGCTCGGCTTGCTGCGCCGCGATCTGTTGACGAAGCGCGCGATCGCGCTCGCGCTGACCGGCAGCGTCGCGATCGTCGCGAACTGGGTGCTGCTGTTCGCCGCGTATTCGCGCGCGTCGATCTCGATGGCGACGGCCGTCTACAACACGCAGCCGTTCATGCTCGTTGCGCTCGGCGCGATCGTGTTCCGCGAGCGGCTCACCGCGTCGGCCGTCGCGTGGCTCGTGCTTGCTTTCGGCGGGCTCGCGCTCGTCGTGCGCGTCGAGCCCGCGGTGCTCGCGGTGTCCGGCGAGTATCTCTCGGGCGTCGCGCTCGCGCTCGGCGCGGCGTTCCTGTACGCGGTGTCGTCGATCATCACGAAGCGATTGAAGGGCACGCCGCCGCATCTGCTCGCGCTGTTCCAGACGGGCGTCGGCGCGCTCGCGCTCGCGCCGCTCGTCCACTACGATGCGCTGCCCGCGACGGCGGGGCAGTGGCTCGATCTCGTCGTGCTCGGCGTCGTGAACACGGGGATCATGTACGTGCTGCTGTACGGCGCGATCCAGAAGCTGCCGACCGCGACGATCGGCGCGCTGTCGTTCGTCTATCCGGTCGTCGCGATCGCCGTCGACCGGATCGCGTTCGGACAGACGCTCGCGTGGAGCCAGGTGCTGGGCGCGGCGCTGATCCTGCTCGCCGCGGCGGGCGTGAACCTCGGATGGCGGATCGTACCGCCGCGACGCGTCGCGGCGCGCGGATGAGCGCAACGGGCGCGTGCGAACGCAACGGCGGGCACGCGCTGCGACATTCCGACACGCGCAAGAAAGTTGTAGGGAAATTCCTGATGCGATGCAGCGAGGGCGCTCGTATGATGCGCAGTGACGTTGATCACGTCCACAGAATTCTCATTCGATACGCCGTTCGCCTGTCAGGTTGAACGGCTTTTTTTTGGTTCATCGCGGATGACCGGGGAACCCTGAGCGCCGCTCATGCGGCCTGTCGCGCGGCGATGCGCGCGAGCACCACACGCTTCGCGTCGTCGTCGAGCTTGCGCCAGCCGGCGATCTCGTCGCGCGTGCGGCGGCAGCCTTCGCACCAGCCAGTCTTCGCATCGATCCGGCAGACGTTCGTGCAC
Above is a window of Burkholderia thailandensis E264 DNA encoding:
- a CDS encoding DMT family transporter encodes the protein MASSSVSYDARRGALEMVVAMLMSGTIGWLVVSSRQHLMNVVFFRCLFGGATMLIICAALGLLRRDLLTKRAIALALTGSVAIVANWVLLFAAYSRASISMATAVYNTQPFMLVALGAIVFRERLTASAVAWLVLAFGGLALVVRVEPAVLAVSGEYLSGVALALGAAFLYAVSSIITKRLKGTPPHLLALFQTGVGALALAPLVHYDALPATAGQWLDLVVLGVVNTGIMYVLLYGAIQKLPTATIGALSFVYPVVAIAVDRIAFGQTLAWSQVLGAALILLAAAGVNLGWRIVPPRRVAARG